The window TGGTGATCTTGCAGAGACCTCAACTTGTCAAAGGAAATATGCAACTTTTTTCAGTGGAGCAGCAGAGAAGTCAATCTCTTGAAGCTCATGCTGCGGCATTTGCCTCTTTTAGAGTGCGTTGCTTCCTTAAACATTTGAATGTAATTTTGTCTATTCACATAAGTGTTGACTTTTCTTGTTATGGATTACAGGTTTCGGGGAATGATAAAGATTCTATTCTCATTTCTTTTGCGACTAAGACCATTAATGCTGGGCAGATAACTTCCAAGTTACATGTCATTGAACTCGGTGCTCAGCCAGGTTTATTGACTCTTCtgtttttctattattttccCCTTAGTCCGTTTCAGATGTTGGAAAACTGATTGTCTATGTTGAAGTAGGTTTgcaatttatattaatattttctgtTCTAGCTGTGTTATTATTCAGTTGCAATTTGTTATGTTATCTTGATTTGCAATTTGTTTCATGTGAAGTTCTCTTTAAGATGTATAATGTATGGATTTGCCTACAGGGAAGCCATCTTTTACAAAGAAGCAGGCAGATCTTTTCTTTCCTCCAGATTTTGGGGATGATTTTCCAGTGGCTATGCAGGTAATCATGTGTCTGTTTGTTTTACATTTTATGTAGTTtctgaaatcattataattctTTTGGGCCTCTTACAGATCTCCCAGAAGTATAGTTTGATATATGTGATCACCAAGTTAGGACTTCTGTTCGTCTATGACCTTGAAACTGCTACGGCTGTATACAGAAATAGAATAAGTCCAGATCCTATCTTCCTAACTTCAGAAGCTTCTTCAGTAGGTGGTTTCTATGCTATCAACAGGAGAGGACAGGTCTTACTTGCCACTGTAAATGAAGCAACCATAGTGCCTTTTGTCAGTGGACAGGCATGTTAATTTGCTTATCATAATTGTACATAAGATTGCTTTTCTGAGTGCCTTCCATTTTGTTTAAGAGGATATTGATATCattttctgttcaacagttgaaCAATCTGGAGCTTGCTGTTAATCTTGCAAAGAGAGGAAACCTGCCTGGTGCTGAGAATCTAGTAATTACTATATCATTTGCTATGTTGGATAGTATTCTGGTTAGATTATCCTTGCTCTAGATCTAGGAAAAGAACAAATTTACTCCTAAACTATTCAAAGCAGAGCAAATTTTcccttaaaacatttaaaatggCAACCCatgttttttcttaattaattagagcAATTTCTCCGTCAATTGGTAAAGTTTCAGGGTGATTTTGACCTCTTAAGGGAGAAACATGAATTAAGAAGTTTTATAGGAAATGTTCCCTTTGAAAAATTCAGGTCAATTTGCGACTTTGTTAACAGTGACAAGTTTGCTGTATGGTACCTAGATTTACATATCTTGGCAGAAACACGAGGATGTTTCTCAGTTGGTCCATGTACTggaaatagttaaattttttttattacttgcACTTCTTGCTTATTATGGATACTGTTGTTACAATTGGCTGGCAACTGACTCACTTTACCTTATTGAAACATCTCAGGTTGTCCAGCGCTTTCAGGAATTGTTTGCTCAGACGAAATACAAGGAGGCTGCTGAGCTTGCAGCAGAATCTCCTCAAGGAATTCTCCGAACTCCTGACACAGTTGCTAAATTCCAGGTCTATATTTTATGCAACTCCATGCTTTTGTGACtacatttttcttttgttttctgcATCTTAACCTTACCTTTGTGGCTTAGTTTATGAATTACAAGGAAAACTGCTTATGTTACCTACTACCTGGTTAGGAGCATATTCATATTGATTTAATGGTCGACCTAATGTCTAGATGATGAATGGATGTTTTAGTCTTTTTCCCTTATCAGGAGAATGCCTTTGAAAAACAAGCAAAAACAGGTTCATCTTAACTGCGACTTGAGTAAAACATTTTTAGGAGATTGATTTTGTTCATTATCTTTCTCTCCCTCATTTCTTCTTTCATTGGGTGAGAAGTGATGCAATTCTAGTAACCCTATTTGTATGCTGGGGTTCAATGTTCGTCCTTTCTTCCTGCAAGGTTAATagatacaaattatatttaaaaggaAAGAGATGGTATTAAGGGTAGAGTTGTAGCATTCATTGTATTGGTTGGAACAGAATCATATATGGAAATAGTTGATACTTGTTGTTACATACAGGTAACAGCTTCATCATTCCAATTAGGATATTCTTGTTTTGCTGTTTGATAGGAGAATAAGCTGCATTAATGTTTCACTATCTCATATGATTATGTTCTTATGCTTTAAATGTAGAGTGTTCCTGTGCAAGCTGGGCAAACACCACCTTTGTTGCAATACTTTGGAACCCTATTGACGAAAGGGAAGCTTAACGCATTTGAGTCTTTGGAGTTATCACGCCTTGTAGTTAATCAGAACAAGAAGAATCTGTTAGAGAATTGGTTGGCTGAAGATAAGCTTGAATGTAGTGAAGAACTTGGAGACCTTGTCAAGGTTTTAATTTGAAGCTGGAATTTACTGTCAAATATCCTATTGCTAAATCCTTGTTGCATTTCCAAACGTTTTCACTTTACAAGCATTATCATTTCTCCACAGACTGTCGACAATGACCTTGCACTAAAGATATACATTAAAGCCAGAGCGACCCCTAAAGTGGTTGCAGCCTTTGCTGAACGCAGGGAGTTTGACAAGATTTTGATATACTCCAAACAGGTTCTATATTCCTTTGACCACATTTTCACTGGAGGTTTTATTTTGTGCCTGTCGATGTGACTGAATATGTGCTTCATTTGCTGATCTATTCTTCCAAAGAATTGAATAGCTTTCTAAATGCCAAACTTCATTTTTTGGTCAAAATACCAAGTGGGGACCTAAAGTTTTGCGATATATGCAAGTTTGGACCTAAAGCTtgacatatattcaaattaagtcAAAATTAACAGTGATTCTTAAAGGTGTTAGAATAGTAATAGAAATTCCATTTATATCTTAAGGTTTTAGAAACATTTAAATTTGGTCAcagtttaatatttttcaaaataagacTCATTTTTAGTAGCCTAGGTTCCGATTGACTATCTTGTAAGAACTTATGTTCTAATTCGGTATTTCagcttattattttttatttctaacaCAATTTTCTCTATGCTATATTGTTGTTTGGTTTTCTATGTAGGTTGGATACACACCTGATTATTTGTTTCTTCTGCAAACCATTCTCCGTTCAGATCCTCAGGTATGATTTTAACACTCAATATTCTTCTTGGAGTGTTGATCTATCATCAAGTTTACTTTTCTAGCTCATGTTCatgttgtaattttaaattgttgtaTTTGGCGGATCCAGGGAGCTGTTAATTTTGCGCTAATGATGTCCCAAATGGAGGGTGGCTGTCCGGTGGATTATAATACAATAACAGACCTATTTCTTCAGGTCCAGTCACGcataagattttttttgtatttcaCTAAAAGTTCCTTATTTGTCCTACTGAACTTTTGTGCCTTTTTCATTTCCATTATTTATCTGGCAACCTAATTTAGCATGTGTATGGTCCTTTTTTTTTTCCAGAGGAACATGATACGCGAAGCAACTGCTTTTTTGTTGGACGTCCTGAAACCCAATCTTCCTGAACATGGCTTCCTGCAGACCAAGGTTACTTGTCCGGACATTGTACAATTTGTATAAATTTGTTTCACATACTATTCTATTGTTGATTGTTTTTCTGCCTAAATAGGTGCTTGAAATAAATCTTGTTACCTTCCCCAATGTGGCTGATGCTATCTTGGCAAATGGAATGTTTAGTCACTACGACCGTCCACGAATCGCTCAACTTTGTGAAAAGGCTGGTCTTTATGTGAGGGCTCTTCAggtaaaaagattttttaagtatttatttgtattaataccCTCTTATAGTTATGTTTCAGATAGTTGTTCAAGTGATGTTTTTCTTTATATGCAGCACTATTCGGAATTGCCAGATATTAAACGAGTCATTGTCAATACTCATGCAATTGAGCCACAGGTTTATGTTCTCTATATCTAGTCTCGTTGTCCTGTGTGGTCAGTATCTGTAAGGCCTTTTCTAAGCTTTTGTTTACTTTCAGTCCCTTGTGGAATTCTTTGGAACTTTGTCTCGGGAATGGGCTCTGGAATGCATGAAGGACCTTCTGTTGGTGAATCTGAGAGGAAACCTTCAGATAATTGTGCAGGTACTTCtggtgtttttatttaaaagaatgcTATTCAAAGTATACAAGTTTTCCAACCATTTAATTTGCAGGTTGCCAAAGAATATTGTGAACAAATAGGGACAGATGCATGCATAAAATTGTTCGAGCAATTCAAGTCATATGAAGGATTGTACTTCTTCCTGGGATCATATTTGAGCTCCAGGTGACCTCTTAGAAAGGTTTTTTCTTGTTTCATTTGgaattttgttattattcaCTTATACTTGAAATTCTGTCTGCAGCGAGGACCCTGACATACACTTTAAATACATAGAGTCAGCTGCAAAGACTGGACAAATCAAGGAGGTTGAGCGTGTGACTAGAGAATCAAACTTCTATGACGCTGAAAAGACGAAGAACTTCTTGATGGAAGCCAAACTTCCAGATGCAAGGCCTCTTATTAACGTATGTGACCGTTTTGGTTTTGTCCCTGATCTCACACACTACCTATATTCCAACAACATGCTGCGGTACATCGAGGGTTACGTACAAAAGGTACAATTTATGCTAATAGTATTTGGCGCGTTTCAATTCGCTACGAAGGTTATGGTCagtagactgattttcaaagtTTGGAGTAGGTAAACCCAGGAAATGCCCCCTTAGTTGTAGGGCAGTTGTTGGATGACGAGTGCCCTGAAGACTTTATTAAAGGATTGATTCTCTCTGTTAGATCTCTGCTTCCTGTTGAGCCACTGGTGGAGGAATGTGAGAAAAGGTATGGGTagatgttctattttttttcataatttaattcaaaatctCATGCTTAAACTGTGATTTCTAGGAATCGGCTTCGGTTGCTCACTCAATTCTTGGAGCATCTTGTGAGTGAGGGGAGCCAGGACGTTCATGTTCACAATGCTCTGGGTAAAATCATAATAGACAGCAATAACAACCCAGAGCATTTCCTCACTACCAATCCATACTATGATTCACGAGTTGTGGGTAAATATTGTGAGAAGCGTGATCCTACCCTTGCTGTTGTTGCTTACCGACGAGGACAATGTGACGATGAACTGATCAATGTGACAAATAAGAACTCTTTATTCAAGCTACAAGCTAGGTATATCTTGATTCTGTTACCCTAAGATTTTTGAACGAAAAAAATAGTTCTGTTCCAAGAAATTTATCCAGCTGTTGATTAAAATTTTCAGGTATATAGTTGAAAGGATGGATTCTGATCTTTGGGATAAAGCTTTAGTCCCTGAGAATGAGTTTAGAAGGCAACTCATTGATCAAGTTGTTTCCACTGCATTGCCTGAGAGCAAGAGCCCAGAGCAAGTATCTGCTGCAGTCAAAGCTTTCATGACTGCTGATCTTCCTCATGAGTTAATTGAGCTTCTTGAAAAGATTGTTCTTCAAAACTCTGCATTTAGTGGAAACTTCAATCTGCAGAACTTGCTTATCTTGACAGCCATCAAGGCAGATCCATCTAGAGTTATGGACTATGTTAATAGACTGGAAAATTTTGATGGACCAGCTGTAGGAGAAGTTGCAGTGGAAGCACAACTCTATGAGGAGGCATATGCTATCTTCAAGAAATTTAACTTAAATGTCCAGGCAGTGAATGTATTATTGGATAATATTAAAAGCATTGTCCGAGCTGTTGAATTTGCATTCCGCGTCGAAGAAGATGCTGTATGGAGTCAAGTGGCTAAGGCTCAACTCAGAGAGGGATTAGTGAGTGAAGCAATTGAATCATTTATTCGTGCTGATGATGTCACACAGTTCTTAGATGTGATCCGGGCAGCTGAGGATGCTAATGTTTACCATGACTTAGTGAGTTACCTCCTGATGGTTAGACAGAAGACCAAGGAACCTAGGGTGGATAGTGAACTCATATATGCTTATGCAAAGATTGATAGGCTGAGTGAAATTGAAGAATTTATTCTCATGCCAAATGTTGCTAACCTTCCAAACGTGGGTGACCGTCTGTACGATGAAACTTTGTATGAGGCGGCAAAGATAATATTTACTTTCACTTCAAACTGGGCAAAATTGGCTATCACTCTTGTAAAGCTCAAACAGTTTCAAAGTGCTGTTGATGCAGCACGAAAGGCAAATAGCTCGAAAACATGGAAAGAAGTTTGCTTTGCTTGTGTTGATGCCGAGGAATTCCGTTTAGCTCAAATATGCGGCCTTAACATCATTGTTCAGGTAAAATGTCTTATGTTTCGCTCTAAAAGTTTGTAGCTTGGATATGTTCCCCATTGAGACCTATTGTTGATTCCCAATTTTGGACTTGCCAATAACAAATTTTGaagtttattctttttaaaCCCTTAGATGTGGAGGCAGCTTCTTCTATTTCAATATTTGGGcagaaaaatatgatttttgtgttgtgaaaaattaatttctcattatGCCTTATGGTTTGGATTTCTATGTGAACTTGCTAGGTGGATGACCTAGAAGAGGTCAGTGAGTATTATCAGAACAGAGGATGCTTCAATGAGCTAATATCACTTATGGAGAGTGGCTTAGGGTTGGAACGTGCACATATGGGCATCTTTACTGAGCTGGGTGTCCTGTATGCAAGATACCGTCATGAGAAGCTTATGGAGCATATCAAGTTGTTCTCAACTCGTCTCAACATTCCTAAGCTTATACGTGCTTGTGATGAACAGCAACACTGGAAAGAATTGACATACTTGTATATACAATATGATGAGTTTGATAATGCTGGCACAACTATAATGAATCATTCTCCTGAAGCCTGGGACCATATGCAGTTCAAGGATGTTATTGTCAAGGTGGCTAATGTGGAGCTTTATTATAAAGCAGTGCACTTCTACCTGCAAGAGCATCCTGATCTTATAAACGATGTTCTCAATGTGTTGGCACTTCGCGTTGATCATACCCGTGTAGTGGACATTATGCGGAAGGTTTCTTTTTGTTACTtatattctttaaattaatGAATTGTTATTCCATTTGATTGCACATTTTTGAGAAACTATTTCCTTAATGGAAATTCTGTGCATTCAGGCCGGTCATTTGCTGCTTGTGAAGCCATATATGGTTGCAGTTCAGAGCAACAATGTCAATGCTGTCAATGAAGCTTTGAATGAAATCTACATGGAGGAGGAAGACTATGACAGACTTCGTGAATCCATTGATCTGCATGATAACTTTGACCAAATTGGACTTGCCCAAAGAGTAAGTAGTCTTTTGTGAATTGTACAATGTTCTCTATTATGGGCCTTAGTTCTGAACCATATGTTCCTTTGATCAGATTGAGAAGCATGAACTTCTTGAAATGAGACGGGTTGCGGCTTATATTTACAAGAAGGCAGGTAAATGGAAGCAGTCAATCGCACTGTCAAAGAAAGACAATCTTTACAAAGATGCAATGGAGACAGCCTCACAATCTGGTGACCGTACACTGGCAGAAGACTTGCTTGTCTATTTCATTGAACAGGTAAGAAATTATATCAAGTATGTATAAACATGGTTTATGATGAGGTAGGAATATCAAGTCACCTTGCTTGATGTGATGGATACTACCTTTACCCATGACCTAGTGTCTGGTGCATCATTCCATGTTGTGAACTTTTTCATGGGAGTTTTAAGCATTGTAAGATTAtactttttaaaagttttattcAATGCATATAGTCAACtcaaataagataataaatgcTTCAGTTACTTAAATTTTTCTTAACTATGACATATATCAATTATGTGTGCCATATAATATGTTCACCATAGGGGTCAACTATGCATGTGCCGCAGAGCTAGACTTTCATTTTTCTCGTTCTTGGAAAAGGAACATGTTCTGAAATTTATGGTTCTTGTTTTACTTGAGTGTTGAAGAAATTTTGGTGGAATCTTGGCTGATGCAAAAGATGTGTTAATGAGCTATTAAGTGATGGTTTTACGAGGATGTGCTATTAGCATGGTGGTCAATATCCCCCTTTTATTAGAGGGTTTGGAAATGTCATTGGGTAACTAATGGAAGGGAATATTTTAacgttataattattatattcgaGTGGGATATTTGAGCCTCTTGCAAGTTCAATgggttagttttttttttgaactTTAGGAAGGTAGCATGACCCCCACAATCATGGACCCCTTTAAACTTAAGGTGTTTATTGGGAGTCGAACCTAAGAATTTAAGGTTGTGCTTGAGCTATCCTAATGAGTTaagacaataaaatatttaatgtgctATTTTAACCTTTTGAGCAAGTTCATTGGGCTACTTGACATTTTCCTTTGGATTTCCATACGACTTAAAACATACTTTCCGAAAATGTAGATTATGTGGTCTGAAGTATACAAAGTACATTTTTGGTCCATGTAACAACTGTCTAGTCAAGTTTTGGGTATTGTAAAAAGCTACAAATAATTATGCTCATACCTTCTTTTGACTCATACCTAGACGTGGCATGCCATAATTATGCTAACTGTATTAGTAGTTTGCATTtgacattaatttattaattcctCTTACTTGATTTATTGTCCTTGTATGCTCAGAAACATCATGGTATGCTATTTTACTTATGTGCTCAATTCTTCTACTTGTGCAGAAAAAGAAGGAATGCTTTGCTTCGTGCCTCTTCGTTTGTTATGATCTTATCCGTGCAGATGTTGCTCTTGAACTTGCTTGGATTAACAATATGACCGACTTCGCATTCCCATATCTACTTCAGGTGAGTGACTACTTCCTGTTGCCACATGTAAATGAGATAGGAAACCGAACAATTGGTTAACCTTAGATGATTGTTTATAACTTTTCCTTATTAATTGTCAGAATTTGATTTTATGTTAGTGGTATTGGTATCATTCActgacaaaatatttttttttaatatttaaaatctagGGTCAgtttaaaagaagaaaagagtATTAGACTTTTTGTTGAGTGTATTTATTATACAGAGTGGTGTCGTCCATGGTGACTAATATTACTCTCCTTCATGTACATGTACAGTTTGTCAGAGAATACACGGGTAAGGTTGATGAGCTGATAAAGCATAAACTGGAAACTCAAAGTGAAGTAAAGGCCAAGGAGAAGGAAGAGAAGGACGTGATTGCTCAACAGGTTATTTTTACACACTTCAAACAACTTAAAAGTTCTTCAGTAGTCATGTTTTCTTGATGCAAGCCCCACTTTGAAGTCCTTTCTAAAAATTGACTTATGGTGCAGAATATGTATGCACAATTACTTCCTCTTGCTTTGCCTGCACCACCTATGCCCGGAATGGGAGGAGGTTTTGCTCCTCATCCACCCATGGGCATGCCCCCAATGGGTATGCCTCCAATGGGAATGCCGCCATTTGGCATGCCACCAATGGGATCATACTGATAGTAGAGAATGAcgataattataaatatatatatacaaaagatTTTGGCAGTCTACGTTTGCTTGCTGGAATTGTTTGCAGTACAATTTTCGTCGCCCGTGTCGTGAAGCCAAAGCAAGtcattgtaataataataacctCGTTTTCAATTGTTGAGACATGGGATGATTGTGAATTTGATATATAAACACAACTCtttgtaatattcttttttcGCTTGTGTACTTCTCTAGGGGGagctaatattttatttgtttttggaaGAAGTTTGGTTTAGACGGCAGCTATGGACTGATCCGATTTGTATTTGTAGTTATTATAGAATAGGAATTTGTGCTCAATACTCAAAGCTGgatattttactttttcattcttttttattttattttttatgttttatctCATTATATCCATATTAAattactgtttttttttttttatagtaaactTCCATttcttaaacaaataaataccAATAATCTCATAATGCAGTACATCTGAaagcattaattaattaattacgaAACAAGTGAGAGTGAGATAAAAGAAGTTATAAAGGAAATGGAATTTGACCAAATCCATCCGATATCAAACCAATACCAATTTGATCCGATCCCAATTCACTCCAATCGAAGCCTTCCGTAAATCCAAGGTAAGACGAAGAACCATAACCATAATCACCGCCAACAACATTCTgtacattattataataattattattattagattgACAATACTCGTCGGCGGCGGCCAATCTAGCGGCGGCGGCGCAATTCTCCAGTTTGCCTCTTGCGACAGCCAGATCTTGCTGGAGCTCCATCATCCTCTGCTGCAAGAGAGCAATAGCGCCGATGCATCCATAAACAGGATCGCTTAGTCTAACCTCAGCCTCGTAGACGAGAGAATTAGCCGCGTCCTCGCGTCGGTCCTCGGGAACTTCAGCAAGGATTTTTCCGACGTTGCTGGCGCCGAAGACCTTATGAACTTTAGCGAACTTCTTAGGCTCGTCGGAACGGAAGTAAGGAGCGAATAGACAAGCGTCTGTGCATTTCCGTTTGAGAAACTTGCAGGCCGCGCATGATGAACTTGAGCGGGCGACTTGACTTGTAGTAGCTTTCATCACTCTCAActctcaattctcaattctcactTTCAGATAAGGTCTCCTTATAaactctatatataaataaataaatatccatAATCATATGagatgtatattttaaaaattaagtaattatgtCACATccatcttattattattattattaatttttttatccttgaataaaatacaataaaatgattagaaccCCCATCCCATTTGAAAATGAATCAATTTCTGGTTACATAAAGATTTAGAGACACCTAAACCACTAACATTTCTCAAGATCTTAAGTTGAAGCCTTGATAGAAGGAAGGGGCAGAGGACATATATGGAAATTCACATATAATAGTTTAATGTGATGGATCACTTTGTGCTACCTTTAAGGGAGACCGGCCGGGGTCTAGAGTGTGATCAAAGCTCACCACAATATCAACAACAATAATGGTTCTGGCCACTCATCATACAAAGAAAACGACGATAACTTGCGTGAACCATTCGTGAGGCGGACCCTACCCTACGATAACCAAAAACACGCTTACAAAATGGTTAGTTATTCAtgtataaaaaaagaataatataattaaattattttgttgtgaatttatgttatatttgaaataaaaatggagattgataataatgttttaattgaaaaatgaaTAGTGATTGATTGTTATGTCTATCTTAAGgaaattttcataaaaagatTGATGAATAATTATGAAGAGAGGAATGGGACCCATAACCCATCCCTCAAGCATTTCAATTGACAAGATATATAAATGATAGTAGGCGGCCACAATCCATCCACATGTCTATGGAAATGATAGTTCATCACTcacaaaagagaaagagaaggatcccaataataataatgaattatttattttattttaaaatgttaaaacaatCTTATCTCTCCAACCAAAAacgtttataaaaattaaatttgaaaaagtatataaataaatacatctaaatttaaattaaaggtTCATACTATGCGCTTGTTTGATAATTTACAAGAAAAACCAATTTTGAGATTAAAATACTAAACTAATTTTTcattatgaaatgaataaagtgatgattgaaaatatttaaaataactctaaaacccaaaaaaaacaaacacttttaaaataaaaaaagagtttACAgacttttagaaaataaaattagttgggtcaaggacaacggataatatatatacaatttaagataaacttaaataaataaataattatagataaacggaatgaatgaatttaaattttgt is drawn from Impatiens glandulifera chromosome 3, dImpGla2.1, whole genome shotgun sequence and contains these coding sequences:
- the LOC124928691 gene encoding clathrin heavy chain 1-like; translated protein: MAAANAPIAMREVLTLPSLGINQQFVTFTHVTMESDKYICVRETSPQNSVVIVDMSMPMQPLRRPITADSALMNPNSRILALKAQIQGTTQDHLQIFNIELKAKIKSHQMPEQVVFWKWITPKILGLVTQSSVYHWSIEGEADPVKMFDRAANLVSNQIINYRCDPAEKWLVLVGIAPGSPERPQLVKGNMQLFSVEQQRSQSLEAHAAAFASFRVSGNDKDSILISFATKTINAGQITSKLHVIELGAQPGKPSFTKKQADLFFPPDFGDDFPVAMQISQKYSLIYVITKLGLLFVYDLETATAVYRNRISPDPIFLTSEASSVGGFYAINRRGQVLLATVNEATIVPFVSGQLNNLELAVNLAKRGNLPGAENLVVQRFQELFAQTKYKEAAELAAESPQGILRTPDTVAKFQSVPVQAGQTPPLLQYFGTLLTKGKLNAFESLELSRLVVNQNKKNLLENWLAEDKLECSEELGDLVKTVDNDLALKIYIKARATPKVVAAFAERREFDKILIYSKQVGYTPDYLFLLQTILRSDPQGAVNFALMMSQMEGGCPVDYNTITDLFLQRNMIREATAFLLDVLKPNLPEHGFLQTKVLEINLVTFPNVADAILANGMFSHYDRPRIAQLCEKAGLYVRALQHYSELPDIKRVIVNTHAIEPQSLVEFFGTLSREWALECMKDLLLVNLRGNLQIIVQVAKEYCEQIGTDACIKLFEQFKSYEGLYFFLGSYLSSSEDPDIHFKYIESAAKTGQIKEVERVTRESNFYDAEKTKNFLMEAKLPDARPLINVCDRFGFVPDLTHYLYSNNMLRYIEGYVQKVNPGNAPLVVGQLLDDECPEDFIKGLILSVRSLLPVEPLVEECEKRNRLRLLTQFLEHLVSEGSQDVHVHNALGKIIIDSNNNPEHFLTTNPYYDSRVVGKYCEKRDPTLAVVAYRRGQCDDELINVTNKNSLFKLQARYIVERMDSDLWDKALVPENEFRRQLIDQVVSTALPESKSPEQVSAAVKAFMTADLPHELIELLEKIVLQNSAFSGNFNLQNLLILTAIKADPSRVMDYVNRLENFDGPAVGEVAVEAQLYEEAYAIFKKFNLNVQAVNVLLDNIKSIVRAVEFAFRVEEDAVWSQVAKAQLREGLVSEAIESFIRADDVTQFLDVIRAAEDANVYHDLVSYLLMVRQKTKEPRVDSELIYAYAKIDRLSEIEEFILMPNVANLPNVGDRLYDETLYEAAKIIFTFTSNWAKLAITLVKLKQFQSAVDAARKANSSKTWKEVCFACVDAEEFRLAQICGLNIIVQVDDLEEVSEYYQNRGCFNELISLMESGLGLERAHMGIFTELGVLYARYRHEKLMEHIKLFSTRLNIPKLIRACDEQQHWKELTYLYIQYDEFDNAGTTIMNHSPEAWDHMQFKDVIVKVANVELYYKAVHFYLQEHPDLINDVLNVLALRVDHTRVVDIMRKAGHLLLVKPYMVAVQSNNVNAVNEALNEIYMEEEDYDRLRESIDLHDNFDQIGLAQRIEKHELLEMRRVAAYIYKKAGKWKQSIALSKKDNLYKDAMETASQSGDRTLAEDLLVYFIEQKKKECFASCLFVCYDLIRADVALELAWINNMTDFAFPYLLQFVREYTGKVDELIKHKLETQSEVKAKEKEEKDVIAQQNMYAQLLPLALPAPPMPGMGGGFAPHPPMGMPPMGMPPMGMPPFGMPPMGSY
- the LOC124928692 gene encoding LOB domain-containing protein 21-like, giving the protein MKATTSQVARSSSSCAACKFLKRKCTDACLFAPYFRSDEPKKFAKVHKVFGASNVGKILAEVPEDRREDAANSLVYEAEVRLSDPVYGCIGAIALLQQRMMELQQDLAVARGKLENCAAAARLAAADEYCQSNNNNYYNNVQNVVGGDYGYGSSSYLGFTEGFDWSELGSDQIGIGLISDGFGQIPFPL